A genomic window from Flavobacterium azooxidireducens includes:
- a CDS encoding virulence RhuM family protein translates to MENTNSAFILFKTEDQKISVDVRLEDETVWLTTDQMALLFDKGRSTISEHISNVFKEGELDENSTCRKFRQVRLEGNRKVERDVDHYNLDVIISVGYRVKSLRGTQFRQWATKRLNEYIRKGFAMDDERLKNLGGSGYWKELLQRIRDIRASEKVFYRQVLDIYSTSIDYDPKSEVSVLFFKKVQNKIHYAVHGQTASELIFNRADAEKEFMGLTVFSGNRPHLKDIVIAKNYLNDKELRALGQIVSGYLDFAERQAEREQAMTMKDWAEHLDRILTMSGEQLLQGAGTVSHEKAIGKATDEYKKYQQKTLSEVEKNYLESIKNMDDKIK, encoded by the coding sequence ATGGAAAATACGAATTCAGCATTTATTCTATTTAAAACCGAAGATCAAAAAATTTCGGTCGATGTTCGTTTAGAAGACGAAACAGTTTGGTTAACAACAGACCAAATGGCATTACTTTTTGATAAGGGCAGAAGTACTATTTCGGAACATATTTCAAATGTATTTAAAGAAGGTGAGTTAGACGAAAATTCAACTTGTCGGAAATTCCGACAAGTTCGTTTGGAGGGAAATCGAAAAGTAGAAAGAGATGTGGATCATTATAATCTTGATGTAATCATTTCAGTTGGTTATCGAGTTAAATCTTTACGAGGAACGCAATTTCGTCAATGGGCAACCAAACGATTGAATGAATACATTCGTAAAGGTTTTGCAATGGATGATGAACGATTAAAAAATTTAGGAGGGAGCGGTTATTGGAAAGAATTATTGCAACGTATCCGTGATATTCGTGCTTCTGAAAAGGTGTTTTATCGTCAGGTTTTGGATATTTATTCCACAAGCATTGATTATGATCCAAAATCAGAGGTTTCTGTTCTGTTTTTTAAGAAGGTACAAAACAAAATTCATTATGCAGTTCATGGACAAACGGCATCCGAATTGATTTTTAACAGAGCAGATGCCGAAAAAGAGTTTATGGGATTAACCGTTTTCTCTGGAAATCGCCCGCATCTTAAAGATATAGTTATTGCCAAGAATTATTTAAATGATAAAGAACTTCGTGCTTTGGGGCAAATTGTTTCCGGTTATCTAGATTTTGCAGAAAGGCAAGCTGAACGCGAACAAGCGATGACAATGAAAGATTGGGCAGAACATTTAGACAGGATTTTGACAATGAGTGGAGAACAATTGTTACAAGGTGCTGGAACTGTAAGTCACGAAAAAGCAATTGGAAAGGCAACAGACGAATATAAAAAATACCAACAAAAAACGTTAAGTGAAGTTGAGAAAAATTATTTGGAAAGCATAAAAAATATGGATGATAAAATTAAGTAG
- a CDS encoding alpha/beta fold hydrolase, translating into MEKSNSTLNSTIEVNNIKLSYNDVGIGKIPVVFLHGFPFNKSMWDNQLKTFEETHRFISVDFRSFGQSTNDDSALSMDLLGDDLIGFLNALKLRRVIICGLSMGGFVALNAITRYPERFAALILCDTNCVADKPEQREKRYKTIEEIEQNGTSKFSATFLDSVFADDTYSSNKELVTKINADILANTPEVIINGLKALAMRNETCSKLKQITVPTLIICGREDEVTPLEQSEFMNKHIKDSTLKVINNAGHLSNMEQPKDFNAELLEFLSSEPIITMVNSIKEPNANLFV; encoded by the coding sequence ATGGAAAAGTCTAATTCAACTCTCAATAGTACAATCGAAGTCAATAACATTAAACTATCCTATAATGATGTGGGAATTGGGAAAATACCAGTCGTGTTTTTACACGGTTTTCCATTTAATAAGTCGATGTGGGACAATCAATTGAAAACTTTTGAGGAAACGCACCGTTTTATATCGGTGGATTTTAGAAGTTTTGGTCAATCAACGAATGATGATTCTGCGTTGAGTATGGACTTATTGGGCGATGATTTGATTGGTTTTTTGAATGCTTTGAAGTTGCGACGAGTGATTATTTGCGGACTTTCGATGGGTGGATTTGTGGCGTTGAATGCGATTACTCGTTATCCCGAGCGGTTTGCAGCTTTGATTTTGTGTGACACGAATTGTGTTGCCGACAAGCCTGAACAACGAGAAAAACGCTATAAAACGATTGAGGAAATTGAGCAAAACGGAACGTCGAAATTTTCGGCTACGTTTTTGGATTCTGTGTTTGCTGATGACACTTATTCATCGAATAAAGAGTTGGTCACGAAAATAAATGCCGACATTTTGGCCAATACACCCGAAGTAATAATTAACGGTTTGAAAGCGTTGGCTATGCGTAACGAAACGTGTTCTAAATTGAAGCAAATTACTGTTCCTACGTTGATTATTTGCGGTCGTGAAGACGAAGTGACGCCGCTGGAGCAGTCGGAATTTATGAATAAACACATTAAAGATTCGACGTTGAAAGTAATTAATAATGCAGGGCACTTATCGAATATGGAGCAACCGAAAGACTTTAACGCAGAGCTTTTAGAGTTTTTGTCTTCGGAACCGATTATCACAATGGTGAATTCGATTAAAGAACCGAATGCAAATTTGTTTGTGTAA